One window from the genome of Bartonella sp. WD16.2 encodes:
- a CDS encoding portal protein, producing MDGILENDLKKTTSLDDDALYRRLKSWYAEDIEHANEWREQAREDFDFYNGRQWAEEDLAVLKAQRRPVMTFNRIAPLVNAIVGAERNNKREVQFQPRQVGAAISNELLTGAAEWFRDEAEAEYADSDAFQDMVICGMGWTDTRLDYEENPEGKPTVRRLDPLKMVWDVNAVRPNLVDAQRMWYVDRKPIEDAKSLFPNVASEDLNADWAIDNTTDLEDYHVSLDAYGDDNNGIDAISRKRYVTLVECRWFEHETYYKAPDLQTGQMRDYSAQEFEQLQMLMPQIQGASFHKKVVKRVFLGRRLLGKPDRPLAPDGQLGWECITGTLDKLKNQFYGIVRPAKDPQKWSNKYFSQVMYILNSQAKGGIMAERDAFDDDRQAVESWAKADTITWLKNGALTRGMIQSKPRAEFPNGFFQLFNESREALTHVTGLSAEFIGTREVNQANVLENTRRQSTLNLLAGLFDNLKLYRCRQGKIILYLIQNYLSDGRLVRISGPEKAEYVPLTREAVTTLEYDIIVDDSPTSPNEKEKTFAAVTQMLPLLGNFLTPDMIPDLLKLSPLPATLVASLTAKAQQAQMQQQQQQMMMQNQGPQLSPEQQAKVAAIQQETQAKGVLNQLDAQSKQAALQQKNIELFLKQEQARMQLEMQRARNAITERELQIRALQIELEGYRAATIRGKT from the coding sequence ATGGATGGCATTTTAGAAAACGACCTTAAAAAGACGACAAGTCTTGATGATGATGCGCTTTATAGACGTCTTAAGTCTTGGTATGCAGAAGATATAGAGCATGCCAATGAATGGCGAGAGCAAGCGCGTGAAGACTTTGACTTTTATAATGGACGTCAGTGGGCAGAAGAAGATTTAGCTGTTTTAAAAGCACAGCGGCGCCCCGTGATGACGTTTAACCGTATTGCTCCTTTGGTCAATGCCATTGTTGGAGCAGAGCGTAACAATAAACGGGAAGTGCAGTTTCAACCAAGACAAGTTGGTGCAGCGATATCCAATGAATTGCTCACCGGAGCAGCAGAGTGGTTTCGTGATGAAGCTGAAGCTGAATATGCCGATTCCGATGCCTTTCAAGATATGGTCATTTGCGGTATGGGGTGGACAGATACACGGCTTGATTATGAGGAAAACCCTGAAGGTAAACCCACAGTAAGACGTTTAGATCCACTCAAAATGGTGTGGGATGTTAATGCTGTAAGGCCTAATCTGGTTGATGCACAGCGCATGTGGTATGTTGATCGCAAGCCCATCGAGGATGCAAAAAGCTTGTTTCCCAATGTGGCCAGTGAAGATCTGAATGCTGATTGGGCTATCGATAACACAACCGATCTTGAAGATTATCATGTTTCCCTTGATGCTTATGGTGATGACAATAATGGGATAGATGCCATTTCAAGGAAACGTTATGTCACGCTTGTTGAGTGTCGTTGGTTTGAACATGAGACCTATTACAAAGCGCCTGATCTTCAAACGGGGCAGATGCGTGATTATAGTGCCCAAGAGTTTGAACAGCTGCAAATGCTTATGCCGCAAATCCAAGGAGCGAGCTTTCATAAAAAGGTGGTTAAGCGTGTTTTTTTAGGGCGTCGTCTTTTAGGCAAACCTGATAGACCATTAGCACCTGATGGGCAACTTGGATGGGAATGCATTACAGGCACGTTGGATAAGCTTAAAAACCAGTTTTACGGCATTGTCAGGCCGGCGAAAGACCCACAAAAATGGTCGAATAAATATTTTAGTCAGGTGATGTATATCCTCAATAGCCAAGCCAAAGGCGGGATTATGGCTGAACGAGATGCTTTTGATGATGATCGCCAGGCCGTGGAGAGTTGGGCAAAGGCTGATACGATCACATGGCTTAAAAATGGTGCTTTAACTCGTGGAATGATACAGTCCAAACCACGTGCAGAATTTCCCAATGGTTTTTTTCAATTGTTCAATGAGTCCCGCGAGGCGCTTACACATGTGACAGGTTTATCTGCTGAGTTTATAGGAACAAGGGAGGTTAATCAGGCGAATGTGTTGGAGAATACACGCCGCCAGTCAACACTCAATTTGCTTGCAGGTTTATTTGATAATTTAAAGCTGTATCGGTGCAGGCAAGGAAAGATCATTCTTTATCTGATTCAAAACTATCTTTCCGATGGTCGTTTGGTGCGCATTTCTGGACCAGAGAAGGCTGAGTATGTACCCTTAACGCGTGAGGCTGTCACCACCCTTGAGTATGACATTATTGTTGATGATTCACCAACCAGTCCGAATGAGAAAGAAAAAACCTTTGCAGCTGTTACTCAGATGTTGCCGTTGCTCGGAAATTTCTTAACGCCTGATATGATTCCCGATCTTTTGAAGCTCTCGCCATTGCCGGCAACTCTTGTGGCCAGTTTGACGGCTAAAGCCCAGCAAGCGCAAATGCAACAGCAACAACAGCAGATGATGATGCAAAACCAAGGGCCGCAATTAAGCCCCGAGCAACAAGCAAAAGTTGCAGCCATTCAACAAGAAACTCAGGCGAAAGGCGTGCTCAATCAACTGGATGCCCAAAGCAAACAGGCAGCACTGCAGCAAAAGAATATTGAGCTTTTCTTAAAGCAAGAACAAGCGCGTATGCAGCTTGAAATGCAAAGAGCAAGAAATGCGATAACTGAGCGAGAATTACAAATCAGAGCATTACAAATAGAGCTTGAAGGTTATCGAGCAGCAACCATCAGAGGCAAAACTTAA
- a CDS encoding N4-gp56 family major capsid protein: MATTQMNINDPLAVSAWAKMLNTETSKALSIAPLMGTNKNSIIQVKDESGKSASDSITMGLRTQLMGDGVSESQTLEGNEEALQFMSDKIHINELSHAVRVPNEGSIDQQRVLFNLRNEAKDALVDWYADRLSMMFFIQAAGYTAPWMKFEGHTVTLKPVHYGFNEPLEPSSKRVIRPNQKKTDEALAKEDVFNLKLIDQAVQRAKLANPKIRPVRINGDSVYVLYLHPIQVTQLRTNTDEGQWLDITKAVFNGSRSKNPIFDGSLGVYNGVVLREAAHVPNGVDSKTKEPVLSVRRAVLLGAQSIIMAYGRSNKGNGATRYKLVEELFDYEREFGVAAKTIIGMKKSRYALPYSNQGAQDFGTIVIPSFAEDNV, encoded by the coding sequence ATGGCGACAACACAAATGAATATCAATGACCCATTAGCGGTTAGCGCTTGGGCTAAGATGCTCAATACAGAGACCTCAAAAGCATTGTCTATTGCACCGCTTATGGGGACAAACAAAAATAGTATCATCCAAGTGAAGGATGAATCAGGAAAATCAGCGAGTGATTCAATTACCATGGGATTACGGACCCAGCTTATGGGTGATGGTGTTAGCGAAAGTCAAACGCTGGAAGGTAATGAAGAAGCGCTTCAGTTTATGAGTGATAAGATACACATTAATGAGCTTTCTCATGCTGTACGTGTTCCAAATGAAGGGTCGATTGATCAACAACGTGTTTTGTTTAACTTGCGTAATGAAGCAAAGGATGCACTTGTTGATTGGTATGCAGACCGTTTAAGCATGATGTTCTTTATTCAAGCTGCAGGCTATACAGCACCATGGATGAAGTTTGAAGGGCATACCGTAACGCTTAAACCAGTGCATTATGGTTTTAATGAACCTTTAGAACCAAGCAGTAAGCGTGTTATTCGCCCAAATCAGAAAAAAACGGATGAAGCACTTGCAAAAGAGGATGTCTTTAATCTCAAATTGATTGATCAAGCTGTGCAGCGTGCAAAATTGGCTAATCCTAAGATTAGACCGGTACGGATTAATGGAGACAGTGTCTATGTGTTGTATCTTCACCCAATACAGGTGACCCAATTGCGCACCAATACAGATGAAGGGCAATGGCTTGATATTACCAAGGCAGTTTTTAATGGAAGCCGTTCTAAAAACCCCATTTTTGATGGATCATTAGGGGTGTATAATGGTGTTGTTTTACGTGAAGCTGCTCATGTGCCCAATGGTGTTGATTCAAAGACCAAAGAGCCTGTTTTATCTGTTCGACGTGCTGTTTTGCTTGGTGCACAAAGTATCATCATGGCTTATGGGCGTAGCAATAAAGGCAATGGAGCAACACGCTATAAATTAGTGGAAGAGCTGTTTGATTATGAACGTGAGTTTGGTGTGGCTGCCAAGACGATTATTGGCATGAAAAAATCACGCTACGCTTTACCCTATTCTAATCAGGGAGCACAAGACTTTGGGACCATTGTTATCCCATCTTTTGCTGAAGATAACGTATAA
- a CDS encoding phage adaptor protein, with amino-acid sequence MAIMIHTGGPIEIKGEIIPHDQNFIQMVGDIQDEIDDQTNEYVDQVQKVIFSAIRFCERFPFYFNESREVVLTTLQGKSRYGDEAHPSISGAIQIIDAYIDGNNHSKSKLLRVDPMEIEGFDEAHRGLPTRYAYFARKLVFYPTPDDVYSIRLILDPIRVKTIENARQASVWFLEAYELIKTRAKYELYANILKEPQMAATALAMFQEQLNVLQIETSRRKNFAQIQHTDF; translated from the coding sequence ATGGCTATTATGATTCATACAGGCGGCCCCATTGAGATAAAAGGGGAGATTATTCCTCATGATCAAAATTTTATTCAGATGGTTGGTGATATTCAAGATGAGATTGATGATCAAACCAATGAATATGTTGATCAAGTACAAAAGGTGATATTTTCAGCTATTCGCTTTTGTGAACGGTTTCCCTTTTATTTCAATGAAAGCCGTGAGGTTGTTTTAACCACATTGCAAGGCAAAAGCCGCTATGGAGATGAGGCTCATCCTTCAATCAGTGGGGCTATTCAGATTATTGATGCTTATATTGATGGGAATAATCATAGTAAGTCAAAGCTTTTGCGGGTAGACCCGATGGAGATTGAAGGGTTTGATGAGGCTCATCGTGGTTTGCCCACACGCTATGCTTATTTTGCACGAAAGCTTGTTTTCTATCCAACACCCGATGATGTTTATTCTATCAGGCTTATTCTTGATCCTATACGGGTTAAAACTATTGAGAATGCGAGGCAAGCATCTGTATGGTTTTTGGAAGCTTATGAGCTTATCAAAACCCGTGCAAAATATGAGTTATATGCCAATATACTCAAAGAGCCACAGATGGCAGCAACAGCCCTTGCGATGTTTCAAGAACAGTTAAACGTTCTTCAAATTGAGACCTCACGGCGTAAAAACTTTGCACAGATTCAACACACGGATTTCTGA